CATGTTGTTCAATGGCGTAAAGAATGGCGTTCTGCTCACCGGCACCGCTTCCGTTACAGGAAAGCTCAATCCGATCCCGGCGGTATGCATTACCAATGAAGACGGACTCCGGTTGAGAGAGATGCTGAAGGAGAAGCAGTATCATGCAAAACTCAGCATGGATAATCACAGCGGGCCTATCAAAGCGCGCAATGTGATTGCCACGTTGCCCGGAACAAAATATCCCAATGAAAAGATCATCGTCTGTGGCCACCTGGACAGCTGGGACCTGGCTACCGGCGCTACTGATAATGGCCTGGGTTCATTTGCTATTGTGGACATGGCGCGTACTTTCAAAAAGCTTAACCTGAAAACAGAGCGAACAATCGAGTTTGTGTTGTTCATGGGAGAAGAGCAGGGGCTGCTGGGATCACGGGCATATGTAGCCGATGCTATCAAAAAGAAAAGCCTCGATCAGGTGAAATACGTTTTCAATTTCGATATGTCTGCCAATGCTATTGGTTTTACGGCGGGAGGAAGAAAAGAAGCGGAAGCATTCTTCAAATCAACCGGAGAAGCGATAAAAGCGATCGATACTGTTTTCCAGAATAAGACAAGTGCAGGCGGTGCGGGATTGCACAGCGATCATCAGCCATTCATGCTGCAGGGCATTCCTACAGCTACATCGGTCACCAATATTCCTTCAGAAGTTTTCCGCTGTTATCATGCGGATTGTGATGATATAAACCTGATCAACCGGAGTTGGATGGTTGATCAGGTCAGATTCAGTACGATGTTCCTCTATGCAATTGGCAATGCGGCGGAGCTGCCTGCCAAACGTATGGATGATGCCACTACCAAACAGTTCCTGATCGATAACAAGCTCAAAGAAGCTTTGCAGATCGCGGGAGACTGGAGATGGAAGGGCGAATAGGATCTTCCTAGAAATCTACTCCCATTGCAAAATGCAGGATGGGTTTGCCTCCGAAAATGCGGCCCATTTCCCATCCTGCATCCAGGCGAAGGAAATAACCCAGCAACATACTGCGCACACCAAATCCGTAAGAACCGGCGAAAGGCCCGATACCACCGGCTTTGCTCTTCAGGTATGTGAAGTCTGGCAGGTTGGGATCGGAAGGATAGGTGAGTGATGGCCTTGCGAGTTTGTTGTACTCTCCATTCCACGCAGTACCCAGGTCAAAGAACTGGATCACCTGGAAATTACGGACGAAGGCATTGTTGATAGGTCTGTTGATCAGCGTGGAGAATACAGGGAAACGAAGCTCACTGTTGATCACAAGCGCATTGTTGCCATTGGCGATATTCTGTTTGAAGCCGCGGAGGTTTACTGCCAGCGACTGATAGGCATAGGCTGGGTCCTGTGGTTGAGGAACAGGATAGTATTTGGGGAATAACCAGCCGTCTGACCCACCGAGATAATAAAGGATCTTTTTATCT
This portion of the Pseudobacter ginsenosidimutans genome encodes:
- a CDS encoding M20/M25/M40 family metallo-hydrolase, which translates into the protein MGSGLEEDYLANPGKAKGKIVLASLWLSAGSKPGTQNLHRSEKTALAIKYGAKGIMLFNGVKNGVLLTGTASVTGKLNPIPAVCITNEDGLRLREMLKEKQYHAKLSMDNHSGPIKARNVIATLPGTKYPNEKIIVCGHLDSWDLATGATDNGLGSFAIVDMARTFKKLNLKTERTIEFVLFMGEEQGLLGSRAYVADAIKKKSLDQVKYVFNFDMSANAIGFTAGGRKEAEAFFKSTGEAIKAIDTVFQNKTSAGGAGLHSDHQPFMLQGIPTATSVTNIPSEVFRCYHADCDDINLINRSWMVDQVRFSTMFLYAIGNAAELPAKRMDDATTKQFLIDNKLKEALQIAGDWRWKGE